In a genomic window of Methanomassiliicoccus sp.:
- a CDS encoding acyltransferase, with product MIKRINECGEDVTICGGAIIDEPQNIKIGNHVYIGPESYIWAIGGVTIQENVIIGPRVVIHSSNHNYEGEMIPYDNITFLKEVRINRNVWIGSNVVICPGVTIGEGAVVGMGSVVTKDIPALAIVGGNPAKIIKMRDENKYQDLVRKNKLYLKLKREGKVETKYIRK from the coding sequence ATGATTAAACGGATAAATGAGTGTGGAGAGGATGTAACGATATGTGGTGGAGCAATTATTGATGAGCCTCAAAATATTAAGATTGGAAATCACGTTTATATCGGCCCTGAATCATACATATGGGCAATAGGTGGGGTGACCATTCAGGAAAATGTTATTATCGGCCCTCGTGTCGTCATCCATTCATCAAATCATAATTATGAGGGAGAAATGATTCCATACGACAATATAACATTTTTAAAGGAAGTGCGTATCAATAGGAATGTATGGATTGGATCTAATGTTGTTATCTGTCCAGGAGTTACCATAGGTGAAGGCGCAGTAGTCGGTATGGGTTCTGTCGTCACAAAAGACATTCCCGCACTTGCGATTGTCGGAGGAAATCCCGCCAAAATAATAAAGATGAGAGATGAAAATAAATATCAGGATTTGGTAAGAAAAAATAAATTGTATTTGAAACTGAAAAGGGAAGGAAAGGTTGAGACAAAATATATTCGAAAATAG
- a CDS encoding polysaccharide pyruvyl transferase family protein, giving the protein MNHERRIQIVISGWYGHQNIGDEAILSSILLKLSVKIPSAKFIVLSDNPKNTSEIHNVIAVNNLFPDDYSDFALTFFRGDFLKTINVLSNADLFLIGGGGMLSDWQSWRVILRWLAPLIFVRARGGKTAVYAIGAGPLTTFIGRHLTRFFLNHFVDVITVRDEDSKKWLLKCGVKKTITVTADPAINLPEQYPAFENLYSNIKKGSKVERVGLIFTPLFHREELWPNKQPEWDRLRESYVGIVDGILDRGLAPILIPYFYPDEALLAEWIQRKIFEKRGIEIKIEVVKNPHDALKLLKTMDVVISVRLHGQIMSASLGVPVIGLIYHSKSREFLRRIGLLNYSPRNDMEIENINKLQVLEKLDLIINEYPLVQDSLIKAMNELKKQEAITYSTLETLL; this is encoded by the coding sequence ATGAATCACGAAAGGAGGATTCAAATTGTTATCTCTGGGTGGTATGGTCACCAAAATATAGGTGACGAGGCCATTCTATCCTCCATATTATTGAAATTATCTGTTAAAATACCATCCGCAAAATTTATAGTTCTTTCAGACAACCCAAAAAATACTTCTGAAATACACAACGTTATTGCTGTCAATAATTTATTCCCAGACGACTATTCAGATTTTGCATTGACTTTTTTTAGAGGTGATTTTTTAAAGACAATAAATGTCCTGAGCAATGCTGATCTATTTTTAATCGGTGGAGGTGGAATGCTTAGTGATTGGCAATCTTGGCGCGTCATTCTTCGCTGGCTCGCACCCTTAATATTTGTCCGGGCAAGGGGTGGGAAGACGGCAGTTTATGCTATTGGCGCGGGACCATTGACAACTTTCATTGGTCGGCACCTTACTCGTTTTTTCCTAAACCACTTTGTTGATGTTATTACCGTAAGGGACGAAGATTCAAAAAAATGGTTGCTAAAGTGCGGTGTAAAAAAAACAATTACAGTTACTGCTGACCCGGCAATCAATCTCCCCGAACAATACCCAGCATTCGAAAATTTATATTCAAATATAAAAAAGGGATCGAAAGTTGAAAGGGTTGGGTTGATATTCACTCCCCTTTTCCACCGAGAAGAACTCTGGCCAAACAAACAACCTGAATGGGATCGGTTGCGAGAATCATATGTCGGTATTGTTGATGGAATATTGGATCGTGGACTGGCGCCAATACTTATCCCTTATTTTTATCCAGATGAGGCACTATTGGCAGAATGGATTCAAAGAAAGATATTTGAAAAGCGTGGGATTGAAATAAAAATTGAAGTTGTTAAGAATCCACACGATGCGTTAAAATTGTTAAAGACGATGGATGTCGTTATTAGTGTTAGACTGCACGGCCAGATAATGTCGGCATCACTAGGTGTACCTGTTATCGGGCTAATTTATCACTCGAAGAGTAGAGAGTTTCTAAGGCGTATAGGTTTATTGAATTATTCCCCAAGGAATGATATGGAAATAGAGAATATCAACAAGTTACAAGTTCTTGAAAAGTTAGATTTAATAATCAATGAATATCCGTTAGTGCAGGACTCACTCATCAAAGCCATGAACGAATTAAAGAAACAAGAGGCTATTACTTACTCAACATTAGAGACATTATTATGA
- a CDS encoding oligosaccharide flippase family protein yields the protein MLPRPLKNVKKYTDSISLSEIKRSYSNPFYSNTTYIILSSMMGSTIGLIYWIIAARYYPEETVGVATAIISLIGLIVSISLIGLDQSLIRYFPDWDKSKIVTTTLLITSTLSALMGLFTIEFARYLSPSLTIIDQSGTIIFLIFVILQCSSGIMSNAFIAMRKARYTFIQTIIMSSRLILLVVFISLGVAGILLSWALSYAIASLVAIYLLYELGIRIKKIDYAFVKESFGFSIGIYVFGNLNSFPLMILPLLVLNLLGAVASANYYIASSFAMIASIIISACNTSLFVEGSHGERLKESVFKSLLASTGLLIPLTIGVYLGGGFLLSLLGKSYATGGFELLKLLLIANLFNIPYGAYYTILKIQKNIKRLIELGALNCIFTLGLCYLLMQMYGLNGIGYASILANGIEIIIILPLMMRGLV from the coding sequence ATGCTTCCTAGACCTTTAAAAAATGTAAAAAAATATACAGATTCAATATCTCTGAGTGAAATAAAAAGGTCCTATAGCAACCCATTCTATTCTAACACTACTTACATTATTCTCTCTTCTATGATGGGGTCTACAATTGGCCTTATCTATTGGATAATCGCAGCTAGGTATTATCCTGAAGAAACAGTTGGAGTGGCTACAGCAATAATTTCCCTAATAGGTCTTATTGTAAGCATATCGTTAATTGGCCTTGATCAATCCCTAATAAGATATTTCCCTGACTGGGATAAATCAAAAATAGTCACAACAACTTTGCTTATAACTTCTACACTATCAGCACTGATGGGGCTCTTTACTATCGAATTTGCCCGGTATTTGTCTCCATCCTTAACGATTATTGATCAAAGCGGCACAATAATTTTCTTAATTTTTGTAATACTCCAATGTAGCTCAGGGATTATGAGCAATGCATTTATTGCAATGCGAAAGGCCAGATATACTTTTATTCAAACAATCATTATGAGCTCTAGATTAATCTTATTAGTCGTGTTTATATCTCTAGGTGTCGCAGGAATATTGTTATCTTGGGCCTTATCCTATGCAATTGCCTCGCTTGTGGCAATATACCTATTATATGAATTGGGGATAAGGATTAAAAAAATTGATTATGCATTTGTAAAAGAATCATTTGGGTTTTCTATTGGAATCTACGTCTTTGGTAACTTAAACTCCTTTCCCCTAATGATCCTCCCATTATTAGTTTTAAACCTCCTAGGTGCAGTGGCATCGGCCAACTACTATATCGCATCTTCATTCGCCATGATCGCATCTATCATCATCAGTGCCTGTAACACTTCGTTGTTTGTCGAAGGAAGCCATGGTGAAAGGCTGAAGGAATCTGTATTTAAAAGTCTATTAGCTTCAACTGGATTATTAATACCGTTAACAATTGGGGTATATTTGGGAGGGGGTTTTCTACTTAGCTTACTAGGGAAGAGCTATGCAACAGGTGGTTTTGAGTTATTGAAGTTATTGCTTATTGCTAATTTATTTAACATTCCATATGGCGCATATTATACTATCTTAAAAATCCAGAAAAACATTAAAAGGTTGATAGAACTGGGAGCTTTGAATTGTATATTTACTTTAGGACTATGCTACCTCCTAATGCAGATGTATGGCCTAAATGGAATTGGATACGCATCTATCCTTGCGAATGGTATTGAGATTATTATCATTCTTCCTTTAATGATGAGGGGCTTAGTCTAG
- a CDS encoding ABC transporter ATP-binding protein, producing the protein MEKVRKIYQSGKVRVEALAGIDLEIRPGEYITITGPSGCGKSTLLAILGALDRPTEGKVFIGDIDLTTLDSSGLSEVRSRIGFVFQAFNLFPNLNVQENVELGMSISKVPRSIRKAKAEYVLERVGLQDRLDHQPSELSGGEQQRVAIARALARDPTYLLMDEPTGNLDSKNVNEVLRLIKQLNRQGTTIIMVTHDPAVAHHADKIISIKDGRIDPPKSKVKADYKVALCSRGTSPATP; encoded by the coding sequence ATGGAGAAGGTACGTAAAATTTACCAATCAGGCAAGGTTCGAGTGGAAGCATTGGCCGGAATAGACCTTGAAATCCGCCCAGGCGAATACATAACGATCACTGGCCCCTCGGGTTGTGGCAAGTCCACCCTCTTAGCTATCCTCGGCGCGTTGGACCGCCCGACGGAGGGCAAGGTTTTCATAGGAGACATCGATCTCACCACTCTGGATTCTTCGGGCCTCTCAGAGGTCCGCAGCCGGATTGGCTTCGTCTTCCAAGCTTTCAACTTATTTCCTAATCTCAACGTACAGGAGAATGTAGAACTCGGCATGAGTATTTCCAAAGTCCCACGTTCGATCAGGAAGGCGAAGGCCGAATATGTGCTCGAACGAGTAGGACTGCAGGACCGGCTGGACCACCAACCGAGTGAGTTATCTGGGGGGGAGCAACAACGAGTGGCCATAGCTAGAGCGCTGGCCCGTGATCCTACATATCTCTTAATGGATGAGCCAACGGGAAATCTAGATTCCAAAAACGTGAACGAAGTGCTGAGACTAATCAAGCAACTCAACCGTCAGGGAACGACCATTATAATGGTGACACATGACCCAGCTGTCGCCCACCACGCTGATAAAATTATTTCGATCAAAGATGGCAGAATCGACCCCCCCAAAAGCAAGGTAAAAGCCGACTACAAGGTAGCACTATGTTCGCGAGGGACATCACCAGCTACGCCTTAG
- a CDS encoding FtsX-like permease family protein, which yields MFARDITSYALGSMKRRKLRTALTSLGVTMAIAVIIALLSITQGLESTVENELVHGLGTSNLTLVAKDGGTLSINDTTAIEGISGVSIAAPVIQRTGTITNNGTTVGVNIVGIDMDKYRQVYSDSFVAKDGSIPSNPSNDTIILGARANDPWLNGTISFPLGSTAEIVRQRTSAQDNKDLSYNGTVKAVMNSLGPIIVGAMSDSSVYIPIAQAQSLFKTDQCSLIIVKLADDSQGTKMAVSAIINDTFDGKVSVISSGFVDNVVTRVFSTLDMFVFGVAGITLFIAGICIMNTMTISLTERTREIGMLKSLGLKDREVLSIFLCEASLIGLIGSIIGVAVGYGLASVATSIINNDNVISWSSLGIYGNIVIVPEFSLIIAIMAVAFGAIVGIIFATYPAWRASKLSPMESLRHE from the coding sequence ATGTTCGCGAGGGACATCACCAGCTACGCCTTAGGGTCGATGAAGCGCCGCAAGCTGCGCACCGCCCTCACTTCATTAGGTGTGACCATGGCCATCGCTGTTATCATAGCCTTGCTATCGATAACCCAGGGTTTGGAGAGCACGGTGGAGAACGAGCTGGTGCACGGTCTCGGCACATCCAACCTTACCCTGGTGGCCAAGGATGGAGGTACGCTTTCGATCAATGATACCACAGCCATCGAAGGCATAAGTGGAGTCTCTATTGCAGCTCCAGTGATTCAGCGTACTGGAACCATCACGAATAACGGTACCACCGTGGGAGTCAACATCGTCGGCATCGATATGGACAAGTATCGTCAGGTGTACAGCGATTCCTTCGTAGCGAAGGATGGGTCTATACCTTCAAACCCCTCCAACGATACTATCATCCTAGGCGCACGGGCCAACGATCCCTGGCTGAATGGCACCATATCGTTCCCTTTGGGCTCGACGGCCGAGATCGTCAGGCAGAGGACGAGCGCCCAGGACAATAAGGATCTTTCGTACAACGGCACTGTAAAGGCCGTAATGAACTCTCTGGGGCCGATCATCGTGGGGGCTATGAGCGATTCGTCCGTCTATATCCCCATTGCTCAGGCCCAATCCTTATTTAAAACGGACCAGTGCAGCCTCATCATCGTCAAGCTCGCCGACGACAGCCAAGGGACCAAGATGGCGGTGTCGGCGATAATCAACGACACCTTTGACGGCAAGGTCTCAGTGATCTCCTCCGGATTCGTCGACAACGTGGTCACGCGGGTATTTTCCACGCTCGATATGTTCGTCTTCGGTGTGGCCGGCATTACCCTGTTCATCGCCGGCATATGTATCATGAACACCATGACCATCTCCCTGACCGAGAGGACGAGGGAGATCGGCATGCTCAAGTCTCTAGGCTTGAAAGACCGAGAAGTCCTGAGCATATTCTTGTGCGAGGCCAGTCTCATCGGCCTGATCGGAAGCATCATCGGCGTGGCTGTGGGTTACGGCTTGGCGAGCGTGGCCACATCTATCATCAACAACGACAACGTCATCTCCTGGTCGAGCCTTGGCATCTATGGCAACATTGTCATAGTGCCCGAGTTCAGCCTCATCATTGCCATTATGGCCGTGGCTTTCGGGGCGATAGTAGGCATCATCTTTGCCACATATCCGGCGTGGCGGGCTTCAAAGCTCAGTCCGATGGAGTCTCTCCGACACGAGTGA
- a CDS encoding BBE domain-containing protein, with the protein MNKPTVMINACYSGPMELGEQTIAPLKHLGRPLADMSRPLDYLEMQDLKGAMGSDGTSRTRNYWKSIYINELSSDIVDVLRTATEQRPSELSTISIYYLGGAYTRVRAEEAAFDNRDQRFLISMEATWTEPEDDDTNIRWARDAFDAVRRGAEARVYLNFAGFAEEEGTVERAFGSNIDRLRDIKARYDPENLFRGHLDVRPSIRTVTASRSK; encoded by the coding sequence ATGAACAAACCAACGGTAATGATCAACGCCTGCTACTCCGGCCCGATGGAGCTGGGCGAGCAGACGATCGCCCCGCTGAAGCACTTGGGCCGTCCGCTCGCCGACATGTCGAGGCCGCTCGACTACCTCGAAATGCAGGACCTCAAGGGCGCCATGGGGAGCGACGGCACGTCTAGGACGCGAAACTACTGGAAATCGATCTACATCAACGAGTTGAGCTCGGACATCGTTGATGTTCTGAGAACCGCGACGGAGCAGCGACCGTCGGAGCTCAGCACGATCTCGATCTACTACCTGGGAGGCGCCTACACTCGCGTACGGGCGGAGGAAGCGGCCTTCGACAACCGCGACCAGCGCTTCCTCATCTCAATGGAAGCGACTTGGACGGAACCTGAGGATGATGATACGAACATACGATGGGCTCGTGATGCCTTCGACGCCGTGCGCAGGGGCGCGGAAGCTCGAGTGTACTTAAACTTCGCCGGCTTTGCCGAGGAGGAGGGGACGGTAGAGCGTGCATTCGGAAGCAATATCGATCGACTGAGAGACATCAAAGCGAGGTACGACCCGGAGAACCTGTTCCGCGGGCACCTCGATGTCCGTCCCTCGATCCGGACGGTCACCGCTTCGCGGTCGAAATGA
- a CDS encoding FAD-binding oxidoreductase — protein sequence MQGLTIKDADGKDIVIDASSLDDLVRRIRGEVIFANDPGYEEARQVWNAMIDRQPAVIVRCADADDVIACVQMAAKHNLKTSVRGGGHNVAGNAVSDGGLVIDLSRMHEVVVDEERMIASVQGGATLGDVDGGTQRFALATPLGIVPQTGVAGLTLHGGLGWLLRRFGTSADNLVGAEIVTADGVLRHAGEDENSDLLWALRGGGGNFGVVTSLELKLHRVGPRVWAGLVLYSLDDMGEVLLALDRYMSEAPEELTANVLL from the coding sequence ATGCAGGGGCTGACCATCAAGGACGCCGACGGCAAAGACATCGTGATCGACGCCTCCTCGTTAGACGATCTTGTCCGTCGCATCCGGGGAGAGGTCATCTTCGCCAATGATCCTGGGTACGAGGAAGCGAGGCAGGTGTGGAATGCCATGATCGACCGTCAGCCGGCGGTCATCGTTCGCTGTGCCGATGCCGACGATGTGATCGCCTGCGTGCAGATGGCGGCGAAACACAACCTCAAGACCTCGGTCCGGGGCGGGGGACACAACGTGGCCGGCAACGCGGTCAGCGATGGCGGACTGGTCATTGATCTATCTAGAATGCACGAGGTGGTCGTTGACGAGGAGCGCATGATCGCCAGCGTGCAGGGCGGGGCCACGCTCGGCGACGTTGATGGAGGGACGCAACGCTTCGCTCTCGCCACGCCGCTGGGGATAGTTCCACAGACGGGAGTGGCGGGCCTGACGCTCCACGGGGGCCTGGGCTGGCTGCTGCGGCGCTTCGGCACTTCGGCCGACAACCTGGTCGGTGCCGAGATCGTCACCGCCGACGGTGTGCTGCGCCATGCCGGCGAGGATGAGAATTCCGACCTCCTGTGGGCGCTGAGAGGCGGGGGCGGCAACTTCGGCGTCGTCACCAGCCTCGAGCTCAAGCTTCATCGGGTCGGCCCTCGGGTCTGGGCCGGCCTGGTTCTGTATTCATTAGATGACATGGGCGAGGTGTTGCTGGCGCTCGATCGGTACATGAGCGAGGCGCCGGAAGAGCTGACCGCGAACGTGCTCCTGTAG
- a CDS encoding glycosyltransferase family 2 protein, with the protein MLAQLYLFAYILFTLGSLLMIFDLAQYAWYTHFVIPRKANGRIVLDERDRERSKNITLLVPAYKETEVIEETIESIANLNYYPGKFHALFILDEKEELEKERDSAIVLPTALSILDGRYSEQQLLQLLRSVRPDLKGLKEKYYRKWVDHYRHKAEILAIATLDKFNNPRNNEALIPIAFAQLRGQEINDEEIGNDPRGSIVEGQELIAKEQGGREKRERYLSELYEKHPAFETTIGIVTRLKGRYEEMGKDVVAITVVPPNYDGSYRHPQMRPEAVQSSKGRALNWGLNEVEKLFPETDIIGIYDSDARPHEDVLAYINQEMLKSGSKYVFYQGPIYLVRNFHNVPWVCKQSGLQGTCWHRILYPIYIFKHQNDVIHFSGTNYFYTIDAIRQTDGYPPFHPTEDLGLAYDVYTLRLEGKLPELRIVPHPYEELEQTTQGWGAWFKQQYRWASGGPYQLRKLLQNNKVPRREKARMVTRLMSPFPLSVYALFLGMTGLALTAISILGLAIYPELAPEMVEAMKYIMLMGFSIFLATPVAIYLWSIDRNYMRAKGPDQLVLNVLAILVTTIPYFIIATVPVIQAWTNPLRGWGSKTPRTEERSGLVEEEYLQASRRMSKKP; encoded by the coding sequence ATGTTGGCCCAATTGTACCTATTCGCCTACATCCTATTCACACTTGGGTCGTTGCTCATGATCTTCGACCTCGCCCAGTACGCCTGGTACACTCATTTCGTCATACCTCGAAAAGCGAACGGCCGCATCGTCCTCGATGAGCGCGATCGGGAGAGGAGCAAGAACATCACGCTCCTGGTACCGGCGTACAAGGAGACCGAGGTCATCGAAGAGACGATCGAGTCCATCGCCAACCTGAACTACTATCCCGGCAAGTTCCACGCACTGTTCATACTGGACGAGAAGGAGGAACTGGAAAAGGAGAGGGACTCGGCTATCGTCCTGCCGACCGCCCTGAGCATCCTCGACGGACGGTACTCAGAGCAACAGCTGCTTCAGCTCCTACGAAGCGTGCGTCCCGACCTCAAAGGGCTGAAGGAAAAATACTATCGGAAGTGGGTCGACCACTACCGGCACAAGGCCGAGATCCTGGCCATCGCCACTCTGGACAAGTTCAACAACCCCCGGAACAACGAGGCGCTGATACCGATCGCCTTCGCCCAGCTGAGGGGGCAAGAAATCAATGACGAGGAGATAGGAAACGATCCCAGGGGGAGCATCGTCGAAGGACAGGAGCTGATCGCCAAGGAGCAGGGGGGTCGGGAGAAGCGAGAGCGCTACCTGTCCGAGCTCTACGAAAAGCACCCAGCCTTCGAGACCACCATCGGCATCGTCACCAGGCTGAAGGGACGATACGAGGAAATGGGCAAGGATGTCGTCGCTATCACGGTCGTACCGCCGAACTATGATGGTAGCTACCGTCACCCGCAGATGCGGCCCGAGGCTGTCCAATCCTCGAAAGGCCGCGCGTTGAACTGGGGGCTGAACGAAGTGGAGAAGTTATTCCCTGAGACGGACATCATCGGGATCTATGATTCCGACGCGCGGCCTCATGAAGACGTTCTGGCTTACATCAACCAGGAGATGCTGAAGAGCGGTTCGAAGTACGTCTTCTACCAGGGACCGATCTACCTGGTCAGGAACTTTCACAATGTCCCCTGGGTCTGCAAGCAATCCGGCCTGCAGGGCACCTGCTGGCATCGAATCCTATACCCTATCTACATATTCAAGCACCAGAACGATGTGATCCATTTCTCCGGCACGAACTACTTCTACACCATCGATGCCATCCGGCAGACCGACGGCTATCCACCGTTCCATCCCACCGAGGATCTGGGACTCGCTTACGACGTGTACACGCTCCGCCTGGAGGGCAAGCTGCCGGAGCTGAGGATCGTTCCTCATCCCTACGAGGAGCTGGAGCAGACCACCCAGGGCTGGGGGGCATGGTTCAAGCAGCAGTACCGGTGGGCCTCCGGGGGACCATACCAACTGAGGAAGTTATTGCAGAACAACAAGGTGCCCCGGAGGGAGAAGGCACGAATGGTCACGAGGCTGATGTCGCCCTTCCCCCTGTCTGTCTACGCGCTGTTCCTGGGCATGACTGGTCTGGCTCTGACGGCCATATCGATTCTCGGTCTGGCCATCTATCCGGAGCTAGCACCCGAGATGGTGGAGGCCATGAAGTATATCATGCTGATGGGGTTCAGCATCTTCCTGGCAACACCGGTGGCCATCTATCTGTGGTCGATCGACAGGAACTACATGAGAGCAAAGGGACCAGATCAGCTAGTGCTGAACGTGCTCGCCATACTGGTGACCACTATCCCGTACTTCATCATCGCCACCGTGCCTGTCATTCAGGCCTGGACCAATCCGTTGCGGGGCTGGGGATCGAAGACCCCCCGGACAGAAGAACGGAGCGGTCTGGTCGAGGAGGAGTACCTGCAAGCCTCCCGCAGGATGTCCAAGAAGCCTTGA
- a CDS encoding glycosyl hydrolase — translation MIREYWRTSSIIVALVVILAVLIYIPPNGNNPVHHKNNFAIQLSPPANGTCYLSVGLMHNASSKDIGQDVGNKIDDFSSMVGKNQSVYFDVWGDLWESKEAFWQLDSYEPLLEQGKIKAIGINIWPSVRADSAHDNYTVKKIASGDQDDFIIEQAMKVKDFGYPVFIRFGAEFNIYQGQTYVGQPQSGTFIFGENPSNFIDAWRHYVTVFREQNVTNAIFVWSPNFADFGSHHYSEYYPGDEYVDWVGIDLYQYEPRSDPASMIRGVYNDYSSRKPIAIAEWGANWINQNYSDADRAIFVDKFFRAVNSMPQIKLVNYWYYQDFKFDPAGQPSTTATYAQRISDPRYIG, via the coding sequence ATGATCAGGGAATACTGGCGCACCTCTTCCATCATAGTCGCTCTGGTGGTGATACTGGCAGTGCTCATCTACATCCCGCCGAACGGCAACAATCCCGTGCACCACAAGAACAACTTCGCCATTCAGCTCTCGCCCCCTGCTAACGGCACCTGCTATCTCTCGGTCGGCCTGATGCACAACGCGAGCAGCAAGGACATCGGCCAGGATGTCGGGAACAAGATCGACGATTTTTCCAGTATGGTGGGAAAGAATCAGTCGGTGTACTTCGACGTCTGGGGCGATCTGTGGGAATCGAAAGAAGCGTTCTGGCAGCTGGATAGCTACGAGCCTCTGCTGGAACAGGGAAAGATCAAGGCCATCGGAATAAACATATGGCCGTCGGTCAGGGCCGACTCTGCCCATGACAACTACACGGTGAAGAAGATCGCCAGCGGGGACCAGGATGATTTCATCATCGAGCAGGCCATGAAGGTGAAGGACTTCGGGTACCCGGTCTTCATCCGTTTCGGGGCCGAGTTCAACATCTACCAGGGGCAGACCTATGTGGGGCAGCCTCAGAGCGGCACCTTCATCTTCGGAGAGAACCCGTCCAATTTCATCGACGCCTGGCGGCACTACGTCACGGTATTCCGGGAGCAGAACGTCACCAACGCCATCTTCGTTTGGAGCCCCAACTTCGCCGACTTCGGATCTCACCATTACTCGGAATACTATCCCGGGGACGAGTACGTCGACTGGGTCGGCATCGACCTATACCAGTATGAACCGCGCTCGGACCCCGCCTCGATGATCCGCGGAGTCTACAACGACTACAGCAGCCGGAAGCCCATCGCCATCGCCGAGTGGGGAGCCAACTGGATCAATCAGAACTACAGCGACGCCGACCGCGCCATCTTCGTCGATAAGTTCTTCAGGGCGGTGAACTCGATGCCCCAGATCAAGCTGGTCAACTACTGGTACTACCAAGACTTCAAATTCGATCCAGCAGGTCAACCGAGCACCACCGCCACCTACGCGCAGCGGATATCGGACCCGCGATACATTGGCTAG